In a single window of the Lacerta agilis isolate rLacAgi1 chromosome 15, rLacAgi1.pri, whole genome shotgun sequence genome:
- the LOC117059767 gene encoding 60S ribosomal protein L18-like translates to MNRTNGAPLAVSRMIRKMKLPGRENKTAVVVGTVTNDVRIQEIPKLKVCAVRVTRGAHTRILKAGGQMMSFDQLAIAASKGQGTVLLSGPRKSREVYKHFGKAPGTPHSHTKPYIRSKGRKFERARGRHASRGYKT, encoded by the coding sequence ATGAACCGCACCAACGGGGCTCCGTTGGCTGTTTCCCGCATGATCCGTAAGATGAAGCTCCCAGGCCGAGAGAACAAAACTGCTGTCGTGGTGGGTACAGTGACCAATGATGTTCGCATCCAGGAAATCCCCAAACTGAAGGTTTGTGCCGTGAGAGTGACCCGAGGAGCCCATACCCGCATCCTGAAAGCTGGTGGCCAGATGATGAGTTTTGACCagttggccattgctgcctccaaggGCCAAGGAACTGTGCTGCTTTCTGGACCCAGGAAGTCTCGTGAAGTTTACAAGCATTTTGGCAAGGCCCCTGGAACCCCACACAGCCACACTAAGCCATACATCAGATCCAAGGGCCGCAAGTTTGAGCGGGCTCGAGGTCGCCATGCCAGTCGAGGCTACAAAACCTAG